From the genome of Eucalyptus grandis isolate ANBG69807.140 chromosome 2, ASM1654582v1, whole genome shotgun sequence, one region includes:
- the LOC104432963 gene encoding octanoyltransferase LIP2, mitochondrial — protein sequence MKSARIIEVCRMGIVNYLDALKLQERLIAARKSHKIPDTLLSLQHPPTYTLGKRRTDHNLLVPESDLGKMGAKLYYTQRGGDVTFHGPHQAILYPIISLRDIGLGARKYVEKLELTMIELASLYGVRACPGKSGETGVWVSDRKIGAIGVRISNGITSHGLAFNINPDLNYFKHIVPCGIEDKDVTSLKRETDMVLPTEEAIEDQLISCFVTQFGYTSIVWKDEESLLCGDEGDTR from the coding sequence ATGAAATCAGCGAGAATCATTGAGGTCTGTAGAATGGGCATCGTCAACTACTTGGATGCACTCAAGCTCCAAGAAAGACTAATTGCTGCTAGAAAGAGTCATAAAATTCCAGACACATTATTATCTTTGCAACATCCTCCCACTTATACCCTTGGGAAAAGAAGGACGGATCATAATTTGCTAGTCCCTGAGTCAGACCTTGGAAAGATGGGAGCTAAACTTTACTACACTCAAAGAGGCGGAGACGTTACATTTCATGGTCCGCATCAAGCCATCTTGTACCCCATCATTTCTCTCCGTGATATTGGTCTTGGTGCTCGGAAATATGTGGAAAAACTTGAGTTGactatgattgaattagcatctCTGTATGGCGTGAGGGCTTGCCCAGGAAAATCAGGTGAGACTGGGGTTTGGGTTAGTGATAGAAAGATTGGTGCCATTGGGGTTCGTATATCAAACGGAATCACCTCTCATGGGCTGGCATTCAACATTAATCCTGATTTGAACTACTTTAAGCATATTGTCCCTTGTGGCATTGAGGATAAAGATGTCACGTCATTAAAGAGGGAGACTGACATGGTGCTTCCCACAGAAGAAGCGATTGAGGATCAGCTAATTTCTTGTTTTGTGACCCAATTTGGGTATACTAGCATTGTATGGAAGGACGAAGAATCTTTATTATGTGGTGATGAGGGGGATACTAGATGA
- the LOC104429318 gene encoding G-type lectin S-receptor-like serine/threonine-protein kinase LECRK3, producing MNPPSMSPVSIHHTLFFLLFLIPRPSLAQENIPVGSSLTATNGNSSSWLSPSGDFAFGFHSLSDGDTKKNQLFLLAIWYNKIPSKTIVWFANEDRPAPENSKLTLDSDSGLVLTNPQGGELWKPDTVIGTVSHAVLNDTGNFMILDSSSDVKWQSFDNPCDTLLPSQVLGKGKSLSSRQSEESFSRGRFQLRMRESGDLVLNTINLPSDYANEAYYSTGTDGSSNASTAGKELVFSNSGSLFVSRANGERLLLSQGGISPASDSYHRVTLNFDGVLTQYVHPKNSGSSGSWATLWSQPDDICAKVQVRDGIGVCGYNSICTMGENNRPKCDCPEKFTLLDPSDKYGSCRPNFTQSCADDQERTKLGPMEDLYGFEELMNTDWPTSDYALLQPFGEEECRNSCLHDCMCAVAVWRGGQSCWKKKLPLSNGKINPTLNGKAMIKVPKRDFRPTYFPLPEPKARDKEPKSLVLVGSVLLGSSVFVNFVLFGACMVFFLIYRKQLKKVSTKGNVVETNLRHFTYQELFRATDGFKEELGRGAFGIVYKGVISNNVAVAVKKLSSMMQDKEKEFRTEVNVIGQTHHKNLVRLHGFCDEGQERLLVYEFLSNGSLSDLLFAGDPRLKTPWNLRCQIALGVARGLMYLHDECPTQIIHCDIKPQNILLDNNCVAKISDFGMAKLLMMNQSYTKTNVRGTRGYVAPEWFRNLPITVKVDVYSFGVLLLEIISCRSCLASESSGEEREIDALTDWAYDRFMEGRLDALVEGDAQALRDTEKLKNLVMVAFWCIQEEPSLRPTMRKVTQMLEGAVGVPDPPCPFPFSSCNTTIVP from the coding sequence ATGAATCCTCCATCGATGTCCCCTGTTTCGATTCATCATACCctctttttcttgctgtttCTAATTCCACGTCCTTCTCTAGCCCAAGAGAACATACCAGTTGGATCTTCTCTAACCGCCACGAATGGCAACTCTTCTTCATGGCTCTCTCCTTCTGGAGACTTTGCATTCGGCTTTCACTCCTTATCCGACGGCGACACCAAGAAAAACCAGCTCTTCTTGCTTGCCATCTGGTACAACAAGATACCTTCTAAAACAATCGTCTGGTTCGCAAATGAAGACCGTCCTGCCCCCGAAAATTCGAAGCTAACACTTGATTCTGATTCGGGTCTCGTCCTCACCAATCCACAGGGTGGAGAGCTGTGGAAACCTGACACCGTCATCGGCACCGTCTCACACGCTGTGCTCAATGATACAGGCAATTTCATGATCCTGGACTCCAGTTCAGATGTTAAATGGCAGAGCTTCGACAATCCTTGCGACACGTTGCTTCCGTCGCAAGTGCTCGGAAAGGGCAAAAGTCTCTCCTCCCGTCAATCGGAGGAGAGCTTTTCCAGGGGGAGATTCCAACTTCGGATGCGCGAGAGTGGAGACCTCGTGCTTAACACTATCAACCTGCCTTCCGACTATGCCAACGAGGCTTATTACAGCACCGGGACAGACGGCAGCTCTAATGCGTCCACCGCGGGGAAAGAACTCGTGTTCAGCAACTCAGGTTCCCTGTTCGTCTCGAGAGCAAACGGCGAGAGGTTACTCCTCTCGCAGGGGGGCATATCTCCCGCGTCTGATTCTTATCACAGAGTCACCCTGAACTTTGATGGGGTCCTTACTCAGTATGTGCACCCCAAGAATTCTGGTTCCAGCGGAAGCTGGGCAACGCTATGGTCGCAACCTGATGACATATGTGCCAAAGTTCAGGTACGTGATGGAATCGGCGTTTGTGGGTACAACAGCATTTGCACTATGGGTGAGAATAATAGGCCAAAATGCGACTGCCCAGAAAAATTCACCTTGCTCGATCCCAGTGATAAGTATGGCAGTTGCAGGCCTAATTTCACGCAGAGCTGTGCGGACGATCAGGAAAGGACGAAGCTTGGTCCGATGGAGGACCTGTACGGGTTCGAAGAACTCATGAACACAGATTGGCCAACCTCCGATTATGCACTATTGCAGCCtttcggtgaagaagagtgccGGAACTCATGCTTGCATGACTGCATGTGCGCGGTGGCGGTTTGGAGGGGCGGCCAGAGTTGCTGGAAGAAGAAGCTTCCGCTCTCCAATGGGAAAATTAACCCTACCCTCAATGGGAAGGCCATGATCAAAGTCCCGAAGCGAGACTTTCGTCCTACTTACTTCCCGCTCCCGGAGCCGAAGGCAAGGGATAAAGAGCCAAAATCTTTGGTTTTGGTAGGATCAGTGCTTTTGGGATCTTCTGTTTTTGTGAATTTTGTACTATTCGGCGCTTGCATGGTGTTTTTCCTAATCTACCGCAAGCAACTCAAGAAAGTATCCACGAAAGGGAATGTGGTGGAGACGAATTTGCGCCATTTCACTTATCAGGAGCTCTTCCGAGCCACGGATGGGTTCAAGGAAGAGCTAGGGAGGGGAGCTTTCGGGATTGTTTACAAAGGGGTGATTTCAAACAATGTAGCGGTGGCTGTGAAAAAGCTGAGTAGCATGATGCAGGACAAGGAGAAGGAGTTCAGAACCGAAGTGAATGTGATCGGTCAGACCCATCACAAGAATCTGGTCAGATTGCACGGCTTCTGTGATGAAGGGCAAGAAAGACTGCTGGTTTATGAGTTCTTGAGCAACGGCTCGCTGTCAGACCTTCTCTTTGCAGGAGATCCAAGGTTGAAAACCCCCTGGAATCTGAGATGCCAGATCGCTTTGGGAGTTGCCAGGGGACTAATGTACTTGCACGATGAGTGCCCGACGCAGATCATCCACTGCGACATAAAGCCGCAGAACATCCTCCTCGACAACAATTGTGTCGCTAAGATCTCCGATTTTGGGATGGCCAAGCTCCTGATGATGAACCAGAGCTACACGAAGACGAACGTCCGAGGGACGAGAGGGTATGTTGCTCCCGAGTGGTTCAGGAACTTGCCCATCACCGTGAAAGTGGATGTGTACAGTTTCGGAGTCCTGCTTCTCGAGATAATCTCTTGTAGGAGTTGCTTGGCAAGCGAATCAAGtggggaagaaagagagatagacGCCTTGACCGATTGGGCTTATGATCGCTTCATGGAGGGAAGGTTGGATGCACTAGTGGAAGGCGACGCACAGGCTCTACGAGACACAGAGAAGCTGAAGAATCTGGTCATGGTCGCATTCTGGTGT